GGTTGATTCTGGTGTTGAATCGGCGCAGCGCGTGGGTGAAGTCGTGACATCGTTAGTGATTGCACGCCCTCATAACGATATCGACAAAATTGTGATTAAGCATAAAGCCTAAGGCTAACAAGGAGTTTGGTGATGAAAGATGCATTAGGACTTATCGAAACCAAAGGTTTAGTTGCATGTATAGAAGCAGCTGATGCGATGTGTAAAGCCGCAAATGTTGATCTGATCGGCTACGAAAACGTGGGTTCAGGTTTAGTGACTGCGATGGTTCGTGGTGACGTTGGTGCGGTAAAAGCAGCGGTTGATTCTGGCGTTGAGTCTGCACAGCGAATTGGTGAAGTCGTGACTTCGCTAGTGATTGCTCGTCCACATACTGATATTGAGAAAATTGTTTCTCAATACACCATGACTGAATAAAGGAAAATCCTATGAAAGACTCACTAGGTCTTATCGAAACAAAAGGGTTAGTTCCAGCAATTGAAGCTGCTGATGCTATGTGTAAAGCAGCAAACATTGAACTTATTGGCTACGAAAATGTGGGCTCAGGTTTAGTGACTGTAATGGTGAAAGGCGACGTAGGCGCTGTGAATGCAGCGGTTGAGTCTGGCATCGAAGCAGCTCAAAAAGTGGGCACTGTGGTATCACACCGTGTGATTGCTCGTCCACATAACGACATCGAAAAAATCGCCTCTCAACACCGAGCATGAGGATAGTCCTGCTGGCTAGGCAATGCCTCGCTAGCGGGAAGTAAGATGAAGGATTATGGTCATGATGTTAGATAAAGATTTGCAGTCCATTCAAGCCGCGCGTGAGTTGGTAAAGAATGCGAAACAAGCTCAGCGTCAATTTGCGAAGTTCACACAAGAACAAGTCGATAAAATTGTTGCTCATATTGCCGCTGAAGCAGCCCACCATGCTGAACCGTTAGCGAAGTCAGCGCATCAAGAAACGGGTTTTGGTCGTTGGCAAGATAAAGTACTGAAGAACCAGTTTGCTTCAACTCAGGTACACCAACATATCCGCGATATGAAAACCGTGGGCATTATTGCTGACGACTCAGCGAATAAGGTCATGGAAGTGGGTGTACCACTCGGTGTTATTACTGCGTTAGTACCGTCGACTAACCCGACCTCGACAATTTTCTACAAAACATTAATCGCGTTAAAAGCGGGTAATGCCATTATTTTCTCGCCACACCCGAATGCAAAAGTGTGTAGCCAACAAGCGATTGATGTCGTCAAGCGTGCTGCATTAGAAGCGGGTGCGCCAGCGGGTATTGTTGATGGTGTTACACAGCTAACCATGCAAGCAACGGAAGCCCTGATGAAGAGCAAAGATGTGTCTTTGATCTTAGCGACAGGTGGTGAAGGTATGGTGCGTGCAGCGTATGCCTCAGGTACCCCAACCATCAGTGGTGGCCCAGGTAATGGTCCTGCATTTATTGAGCGTAGCGCGAATATTCCGCAAGCGGTGAAAGACATTATCACCAGTAAAACATTCGATAATGGCGTTATTTGTGCGTCTGAACAATCGATTATTGCTGAGCGCTGTATCTACGATCAGGTGCACTTAGAGCTTGTTCGTCAAGGTGCTTACCTGATGAATGAACAAGAGTCCGATCAGCTCGCTGCTATTTTATTGCGTCCAAACGGCATGATTAACCCTGAGCTAGTCGGTCAGTGCGCGCTTACATTAGCAGAGAAAGCCGGCTTTACCGTACCTGTGACAACAAGTGTTTTGGTGTCGCCACAAACGACAGTATCGCCACAGAACCCATATTCTCGCGAAAAGCTTTGCCCTGTATTAGGCCTGTATGTTGAAGATGATTGGCATGCCGCTTGTGATCGCGTAATGGCATTGCTAACCAATGAAGGCATGGGTCACACCCTGGTTATTCATACGCAAAATCCAGAGATTGTTCGTGAGTTTGCGCTAGAAAAACCTGTATTCAGGATGCTAGTGAATACGCCTGCAGCCCTTGGTGGCATAGGTGCAACAACCAATATTACCCCTGCGTTAACGCTAGGTTGTGGTGCACTTGGTGGTGGCTCTAGCTCTGACAACGTTGGCCCGATGAACTTACTGAATGTCAGAAAAGTCGGCTATGGCGTGCGTTCTATCGAAGAGCTTCGTCAACCTACCACCGTAGCTGTTTCAGCCCCTACTTGTGAGCCAGCGTACAGCTCGCATGTTGA
The nucleotide sequence above comes from Photobacterium swingsii. Encoded proteins:
- a CDS encoding BMC domain-containing protein, producing MKDSLGLIETKGLVPAIEAADAMCKAANIELIGYENVGSGLVTVMVKGDVGAVNAAVESGIEAAQKVGTVVSHRVIARPHNDIEKIASQHRA
- a CDS encoding acetaldehyde dehydrogenase (acetylating), which encodes MMLDKDLQSIQAARELVKNAKQAQRQFAKFTQEQVDKIVAHIAAEAAHHAEPLAKSAHQETGFGRWQDKVLKNQFASTQVHQHIRDMKTVGIIADDSANKVMEVGVPLGVITALVPSTNPTSTIFYKTLIALKAGNAIIFSPHPNAKVCSQQAIDVVKRAALEAGAPAGIVDGVTQLTMQATEALMKSKDVSLILATGGEGMVRAAYASGTPTISGGPGNGPAFIERSANIPQAVKDIITSKTFDNGVICASEQSIIAERCIYDQVHLELVRQGAYLMNEQESDQLAAILLRPNGMINPELVGQCALTLAEKAGFTVPVTTSVLVSPQTTVSPQNPYSREKLCPVLGLYVEDDWHAACDRVMALLTNEGMGHTLVIHTQNPEIVREFALEKPVFRMLVNTPAALGGIGATTNITPALTLGCGALGGGSSSDNVGPMNLLNVRKVGYGVRSIEELRQPTTVAVSAPTCEPAYSSHVEPVAPVAATVAPTAKPVSIFEDTRFTGSAVAPTVTTPAASSAITSHQGDDRFTAAVSPANDEINEAQVERIIKQVMGRLAP
- a CDS encoding BMC domain-containing protein, coding for MKDALGLIETKGLVACIEAADAMCKAANVDLIGYENVGSGLVTAMVRGDVGAVKAAVDSGVESAQRIGEVVTSLVIARPHTDIEKIVSQYTMTE